The proteins below come from a single Hyperolius riggenbachi isolate aHypRig1 chromosome 8, aHypRig1.pri, whole genome shotgun sequence genomic window:
- the B3GALT9 gene encoding beta-1,3-galactosyltransferase 9: MEEYFLQSLPFSYNDGNFAEITERARNLDMRLLKNNISRSYVVSGSGLCPSQDVFLLLVIFSHPENKTRREMIRETWANTTAMQGYVVTRVFMMGRSDSEFIQSDVFNESQAHQDIVQGEFVDLYQKETSKAIMMMEWVVTFCPNAKFILKADQQMFVNVRSLASYLLSLKSHTEELYIGKVIHQQLPERDPESPDFVPVSAYSKKYYPDYCSGSAMVISQNVVRKMYFVSTEVTPLVPSDVFIGICAQWVGVIPLQSSRFSGGRHIRYNRCCYQVIFSSFNMDDLELSAVWRDLQGRQECSKLETYYGLVSCKIWSYLDRFKYFSMGKTSDGMWTF; encoded by the coding sequence ATGGAGGAATACTTCCTCCAGTCTCTTCCCTTCTCCTACAATGATGGGAATTTTGCGGAGATCACGGAGCGCGCAAGGAACCTGGACATGCGCCTCTTGAAGAACAACATCTCCCGCTCATACGTGGTCAGTGGATCAGGCCTGTGCCCAAGCCAAGACGTTTTCTTACTCTTGGTCATCTTCAGTCACCCTGAAAACAAGACCAGACGTGAAATGATCAGGGAAACCTGGGCCAATACAACTGCTATGCAAGGCTACGTCGTGACCAGAGTCTTCATGATGGGCAGGTCAGATTCAGAATTCATCCAATCAGACGTCTTCAATGAATCTCAAGCTCACCAGGACATTGTTCAGGGGGAGTTTGTAGACCTCTATCAGAAGGAGACCAGTAAAGCTATCATGATGATGGAATGGGTCGTCACATTTTGCCCCAACGCCAAGTTCATCTTAAAAGCTGATCAGCAGATGTTCGTGAATGTCCGAAGTCTGGCCAGCTATCTTCTCAGCCTGAAGTCTCATACAGAAGAGCTATACATTGGTAAAGTGATCCATCAACAACTTCCCGAGAGAGAcccagaaagcccagactttgtccCAGTGTCGGCCTACTCAAAGAAATACTACCCAGACTACTGCAGTGGCTCTGCAATGGTGATCTCTCAAAATGTGGTTAGGAAGATGTACTTTGTCTCCACCGAGGTTACCCCTTTAGTACCGTCTGATGTGTTCATCGGAATTTGCGCGCAGTGGGTTGGCGTCATACCCCTTCAAAGCTCCAGATTTTCTGGAGGCAGGCACATCCGATATAACCGCTGCTGCTACCAGGTCATCTTCTCATCCTTTAACATGGATGACCTCGAGCTTTCAGCAGTGTGGCGGGACCTCCAAGGAAGACAGGAGTGCTCCAAGCTGGAGACGTACTATGGCCTGGTGTCCTGTAAAATCTGGTCCTACCTCGACCGGTTCAAATACTTTAGTATGGGTAAAACAAGTGATGGTATGTGGACCTTCTAA